TTTTACTATCCGTTTTTCTTTTTGTATATGACTGGAGACTGGCACTTTGCCTTTTACTGGCTTTACCACTCATATATCCTTTTTTAAGGATAGCCAATTATTTGGTAAGCCGTTTAGGAAAAAAACAGATTGCGGCCAGAAATACAGTAGGAGCGAAATTTTTAGAATATGTACAGGGAATCCGCCATCTGAAATCCTATGGGCTAACGGGAAAAAGGCATAAAGGACTTGAGGATTCTTTTGATGATCTTCGCCGAAAGAGTATTCGTATGGAAGCTATTCCAGGGCCATTCATTGTGACGGCAGCTATCGTCTTTGAGATTGGTTTTATAGGAATGACGGCACTTGGATTGTATTTTCTTCTTCAGCAGTCCATCACCATTCCGGTACTCATTACTTTTCTGATCATGGGATATAATCTGTATAATCCTTTGAAAGTAGTAATGGTGGATTACCTGATGCTGAGGTATATGAATGAAAGTCTGGCCCGGATTATCGGAGTTTTGGAAGAGCCTACCATGGAAACCCCAAAAGATGAGCTTCCTGAAAACTATGAAATAGGTTTTAAAAACGTGAACTTTGGATATCAGGATAGAATGACTTTAAAGGATATCAATTTTACTGTTCCTGAAAACTCGATGCTTGCTTTGGTAGGGCACTCAGGTTCAGGAAAAACAACAATTGCATCGCTTATTGCCAGATTCTGGGATGTGAATGAAGGAAGTATTACTTTGGGAGGAATCGATATCCGAAATATTAATCAGGATAAATTTTACAAGCTGATCAGTGAAGTGTTTCAGGAGGTATACCTTTTTGATGATACCATTTATAATAATATTAAAATTGGAAATCCTGATGCTTCAGAAAAAGAGGTGTATGACGCTGTTGAGCAGTCACAATGTATGGAATTTATCCGGGAACTACCAGATGGAATTCATACAAAAGTAGGAGAAGGGGGATGCAAATTATCAGGTGGGCAAAAACAGAGAATAAGTATTGCAAGAGCTTTGCTGAAAGATGCTCCGGTTGTTTTGCTGGATGAAGCTACGGCGAGCCTTGATCCTGAAAACGAAATATATATTCAGCGTGCCATACATGAACTGGTACAGTCAAAAACAGTTGTTGTTATTGCCCATAAACTATCTACGATACAAAATGCCAGTCAGATACTGGTTCTGAATGAAGGAAAAATTGCAGAAAAAGGAAACCATGAGGAACTTTTGGAAAAAAACGGAATTTACCGCACAATGTGGGATATACAAAAGCAGTCAAACGGATGGAAGGTAAAGTACACAAATGAAATTCTTGATGTATGCTAAAAATGAAGAGGTGTCTTTTTCTCGGTAAGAAAAGACGTCATGCAGGAACGGGCCTTTAAGTCTTCGGATTTAAAGGCCTTTTTCTTTGGAAACATTTGCCGTTTACTGCCAAATCAAATATTAGCCTTATATTGCTGTAAAGAATTATCAGTAAAGAATATGGAACGACTGAAAAAATGGTTAAGAAGTAACTGGTCTACGGCAATCTTAATGATTCTGTTCATTATATTATTAGTAAATAAAGACGCTAAAGCATGGCTGATGAGACAGGTTGCTTCTACAGGAATTCTGAATTCCCATATTTCGGAACCAAAAGAAGATCATTCCGGATCAGGATATACGTCTTATGCAGGTTTTATACTGAAGAATGAAGATGGAACGGTCACTGATGTTTCTGATTTAAAAAATAAAGTGGTTTTTATCAATTTCTGGGCATCCTGGTGCCCTCCCTGCCGTGCAGAATTTCCTTCTGTTCAGAAACTCTATGAAAAATATAAAAGCAATCCGGATATAGTATTTCTTACTGTCAATATGGATGATAAGACAGAACTTGGAAAAACTTACTTACTGGAGAAAGGGTTTTCAGTTCCTTTTCTGGTCCCTGCTTCCAGTATTCCTGATGTACTCTATAACGGTTCATTGCCAACGACAGTTGTTCTTGATAAAAAAGGAGAGATTCGTCTTCACCATACCGGAGTGGCCGATTACAGTACAGACTCTTTTTATGAACAGATTGATGAGCTGTTGAAACAAAAATTATGATGTATTAAAACTCTGACATTGAAATTATTTGTGAAAATTTATAAATCAGTTTATTATGAGTTTGTTTAAAATATTAACCATTGAAGACGTAGAATCCGAAATGCTGGCTGGTAAAATAGCTGTACAGAACTTTCCGAAAACAATGGCGTTTCCTCTTTCAGAATGGTACGTAAAATTAGTTACCCAGATTAAAACAATAGAAATCTCTTCCGAAGCCATCTTATACAGTTCCATAGAGGCCATTACTGAAAATAAAGAATTTGAATTACCTCACTACTGGTGCTTTGCCGGCAACGGACAGGGGGACCGGTGGTTCCTGAATTCCGGAAATCAGGTTTTTTTCTACGATCATGATTATGATGAAAAACTTGAACCGATGAATATTAACTTTGAACAGTGGCTCCAAATGGCATTTGTTATTCAACAGTTGGACCATTATTTTGAAGAATATGAAGATATCCCGAAACCTGTTAAACAGGAATTTTATGATACCTTGAATACCATTCATATAAAACTCAGTGAAATCTACCCATTTACATTTTAAACCAAAAAACAATGAATAATTTAACAGATTTGGAACAAAAATATAACTTTCAATACCCTGAAATTTACAGACGTTTATCCGAAAATAAGATGCTGGACTGGGGTGAATCCAGCTCAGACTGGTATAAGACGGTTTTTCCAAAACTAACGGAAAACCCGCCATTGCTTTTATTTGGATATGATATTGAAATCTGGAATAATCATCAGCTCGTTGAAGGTTCAATTCAAGAGATGTCAGATGAAGATGATTACAGAAATATTCATTCAGATTATAAGTTTGTTCCGTTTGCTAAAAATGGAGCAGGAGATTGGTATGCTTTTCAGTTTGACTTACAGAATGACGGCGAAGTTCCTGTTACTTTCATACCTCATGACGATGTGGAAGCTGAGGTAATGGCAGGTAATTTTCAGGATTTTATTTTCCGCCAGCTCTTGGAGGCCGTAACTGAAATAGATGATGATTCCATGTTTTATGAAGACGAAGAAGCAGATCTGAAAGAAAATTTACTCAACCAACTGAAAACCCATGAGCCGTATCTAAACCCAAAACAGATAGAC
This genomic window from Chryseobacterium sp. MEBOG06 contains:
- a CDS encoding ABC transporter ATP-binding protein — its product is MIKNLKYVTSFNPKDTRKVAFTEIVHSMLIAAPSGILLVVVWELFSEKPDHTRIWSVVALMAVMLLIQFFVASRSMVRSNLLVYDLSTKLRIKLGNHIQKFSLGFFKQKDPGEIASIVLQDVANFEGIFGHSIGNLASAAFGTVLLSVFLFVYDWRLALCLLLALPLIYPFLRIANYLVSRLGKKQIAARNTVGAKFLEYVQGIRHLKSYGLTGKRHKGLEDSFDDLRRKSIRMEAIPGPFIVTAAIVFEIGFIGMTALGLYFLLQQSITIPVLITFLIMGYNLYNPLKVVMVDYLMLRYMNESLARIIGVLEEPTMETPKDELPENYEIGFKNVNFGYQDRMTLKDINFTVPENSMLALVGHSGSGKTTIASLIARFWDVNEGSITLGGIDIRNINQDKFYKLISEVFQEVYLFDDTIYNNIKIGNPDASEKEVYDAVEQSQCMEFIRELPDGIHTKVGEGGCKLSGGQKQRISIARALLKDAPVVLLDEATASLDPENEIYIQRAIHELVQSKTVVVIAHKLSTIQNASQILVLNEGKIAEKGNHEELLEKNGIYRTMWDIQKQSNGWKVKYTNEILDVC
- a CDS encoding SMI1/KNR4 family protein is translated as MNNLTDLEQKYNFQYPEIYRRLSENKMLDWGESSSDWYKTVFPKLTENPPLLLFGYDIEIWNNHQLVEGSIQEMSDEDDYRNIHSDYKFVPFAKNGAGDWYAFQFDLQNDGEVPVTFIPHDDVEAEVMAGNFQDFIFRQLLEAVTEIDDDSMFYEDEEADLKENLLNQLKTHEPYLNPKQIDILKDIYQRDIFEYTYKVPNGHTFEAEGLVTFDEVEEILAREIAFEQLNKKFNYTECWGS
- a CDS encoding SMI1/KNR4 family protein, which translates into the protein MSLFKILTIEDVESEMLAGKIAVQNFPKTMAFPLSEWYVKLVTQIKTIEISSEAILYSSIEAITENKEFELPHYWCFAGNGQGDRWFLNSGNQVFFYDHDYDEKLEPMNINFEQWLQMAFVIQQLDHYFEEYEDIPKPVKQEFYDTLNTIHIKLSEIYPFTF
- a CDS encoding TlpA family protein disulfide reductase; protein product: MERLKKWLRSNWSTAILMILFIILLVNKDAKAWLMRQVASTGILNSHISEPKEDHSGSGYTSYAGFILKNEDGTVTDVSDLKNKVVFINFWASWCPPCRAEFPSVQKLYEKYKSNPDIVFLTVNMDDKTELGKTYLLEKGFSVPFLVPASSIPDVLYNGSLPTTVVLDKKGEIRLHHTGVADYSTDSFYEQIDELLKQKL